From one Lycium barbarum isolate Lr01 chromosome 6, ASM1917538v2, whole genome shotgun sequence genomic stretch:
- the LOC132600791 gene encoding exonuclease V, chloroplastic, with amino-acid sequence MPTTQSKMTDSQSPSHTQTSQNNNTIIPEIPLEIISDEEMALIEAAFSATRSLVPSPSRASAHFRNNEPVWIGLQSITLLSKRSLSSCCGSSQSDAVVVDVEDSGRFQKRNRVVVVDSLLQRFRRKRGLSVTDITATEWCEKKMEYILLCGKPEKTKAMKAGSIRHEALEEEVIKRVKVHVASAEDVWALKFLNFIVGANQLLFDGLTRELPLVGFAQGVWMVGIIDEIRMPKGQSDAYPMLVDTKTRVRASLPAEPQRRNGRLQLMCYKHLWDSLVADEFPSRQFFEFFSLNPHHILSAEIRENTAKCGFPAETLTDMLRYSRNTWCVLPPAHEQLLLRYELQEDQSLLGEDQFEYDLDWVKGQINSSLEVWRGEREASYTPEDERWKCRSCKFASECPASNYGSPRRKDTEG; translated from the exons ATGCCCACAACTCAGTCCAAAATGACCGATTCACAATCACCGAGTCACACCCAAACATCACAAAACAACAACACAATAATAcctgaaattccattggaaatcATCAGTGACGAAGAAATGGCGTTAATCGAAGCTGCTTTTTCCGCCACGCGCTCATTGGTTCCGTCACCATCACGCGCTTCGGCTCATTTTAGGAacaatgagcccgtttggattggcttaca GTCTATTACTCTGTTATCGAAACGGAGTTTATCGAGTTGCTGTGGTTCGTCACAAAGTGATGCGGTAGTTGTTGATGTAGAAGATTCTGGAAGGTTCCAGAAGAGGAAtagagttgttgttgttgattcgtTATTGCAAAGGTTTCGGAGGAAAAGAGGATTGTCTGTTACTGATATTACTGCTACA GAATGGTGTGAAAAAAAGATGGAGTATATTCTTCTTTGTGGCAAACCAGAAAAGACCAAAGCTATGAAAGCTGGTAGCATTCGTCATGAAGCCCTCGAAGAAGAG GTGATCAAAAGGGTAAAAGTTCATGTTGCGTCAGCTGAAGATGTATGGGCATTAAAGTTCTTAAATTTTATAGTTGGTGCAAATCAATTGTTATTTGATGGATTGACACGTGAATTGCCCTT AGTAGGTTTTGCTCAAGGTGTATGGATGGTGGGAATTATTGATGAGATAAGAATGCCAAAAGGACAAAGTGATGCATATCCAATGTTAgttgacacaaaaacacgagTGAGAGCTAGCCTTCCTGCTGAACCACAACGGAGAAACGGAAG GCTTCAGCTAATGTGCTACAAGCATTTGTGGGACAGCTTGGTGGCTGATGAATTCCCCTCCAGACAATTTTTTGAGTTCTTCTCTCTGAATCCTCATCACATTTTATCTGCAGAAATCAGAGAAAATACTGCTAAATGTGGTTTCCCTGCAGAG ACTCTCACTGATATGTTGAGGTACTCTCGAAATACTTGGTGCGTGCTTCCACCAGCACATGAGCAACTACTGCTGAG GTATGAATTACAAGAAGATCAATCATTGCTTGGTGAAGATCAGTTTGAGTATGATCTTGACTGGGTAAAGGGTCAAATAAATTCTTCGTTAGAGGTGTGGCGAGGAGAAAGAGAAGCCAGTTACACACCTGAAGACGAGCGCTGGAAATGCAGGTCTTGCAAGTTTGCTTCTGAATGTCCAGCCAGCAATTATGGCTCTCCAAGAAGAAAGGACACTGAAGGTTAA
- the LOC132600795 gene encoding adenylate kinase isoenzyme 6 homolog, translating to MAQNSRRRPNILITGTPGTGKTTTSSAVAETTQLRHINIGELVKDKKLHDGWDDTLDCYIINEDLVCDELEDMMEAGGNIVDHHGCDFFPERWFDKVVVLQTDNTVLYDRLSRRGYTGQKLTNNIECEIFQILLEEAKESYSEDIVVALRSDSVEDISKNVEMMSNWINSWNPVS from the exons ATGGCGCAAAATAGCAGGAGAAGACCAAACATCCTAATTACAGGAACACCTGGTACCGGGAAAACAACAACATCGTCAGCAGTAGCAGAGACAACACAACTCCGACACATAAACATCGGGGAACTTGTTAAAGACAAAAAATTGCACGATGGATGGGACGATACTTTAGACTGTTACATCATCAATGAAGACCTC GTATGTGATGAGCTTGAGGACATGATGGAAGCAGGTGGAAACATTGTTGATCATCATGGTTGCGATTTCTTTCCTGAACGTTGGTTCGATAAGGTGGTGGTTCTTCAAACCGACAATACTGTCTTGTATGATAGATTAAGTAGAAG GGGTTACACAGGTCAAAAGCTCACCAACAATATTGAATGCGAAATATTTCAGATTTTGCTAGAGGAGGCAAAAGAGAGTTATTCAGAGGATATAGTGGTGGCACTAAGAAGTGATTCTGTTGAGGATATTAGCAAAAATGTGGAGATGATGTCCAATTGGATCAATAGTTGGAACCCAGTCTCATGA